The genomic DNA TTTTGATGCAACATCgttacaaagagaaagaaggtcTTTATGGTACTTATCCAAAGCATGATGTTTATATTTTGGATCTTTTAACCGGCGAGAGAATCAATCTACCAGCTTTCAAGTCAGGAAAAGATGGACTCTCCAACCCGATATTATGGATAGACGAGAAAACCAAAGACTACCTAGTTCTCGGAATGGCTAATTCATTCATTCTGATTTCGTCCAAGAAAGGAAATAACTCGTGGAAAGAGATCCCCCAGTTGCCAAAGTCATGCACTGAAGAATGTTTTAACTGTTTACATAGTCATCTCCAAAGTCATGCACCGAAGACTGTATACAAAGATCACAAGCTTTATTGTCTCAACTGttcttttctctatattttcgatttttctGGAGAAGTTCCGCTGAAAGTTTTCAGAACTAGTGTACGTGGATACGTACCTACTGAAGGAGGTTACATAAGCCGTCCTGTTAATCCATGTGCGGGGAGTTACTGTAAGTATAATATGGTAGTCACTCTAAGTGGAGATGTCTTAATTGTTAAGGCAGTACTTGTGATCGAAACATGGAGCTTTGAAATCTACAAGATGGATTCATCGACGGAGAACAATTGGGAGGAAATTGATTCTCTGGGAGATGAGTCAATTCTTCTAGATTTGGGTGTTACGGTGCTTGCTAAGGACCAAGAGGGAATCACTCGTAACTCCATTTACTTCAATGAAAATAAGTATTTTGGGGAATATGAAAAGAATGAAATCTTCGTATTCAATCTTGATACAAAGATGGTTGAACAACAACCACAAGCATTTCTTTCTTCGTCCATGCCATTGTCTCATGCTCATTGGTTCTTACCGAATTTCAAAAG from Camelina sativa cultivar DH55 chromosome 7, Cs, whole genome shotgun sequence includes the following:
- the LOC104700749 gene encoding F-box protein At1g69090-like, producing the protein MASPTLALAQSPPLKRPAVSVTRTIPHCWSELPLDLMRVVFERLGFLDFDRAKSVCSSWQSGSRQCKPSNKIPWMVLFPVDKNYCLLINPEDKGKIYKTQHLGDNFAKSICLTTYRSWLLMQHRYKEKEGLYGTYPKHDVYILDLLTGERINLPAFKSGKDGLSNPILWIDEKTKDYLVLGMANSFILISSKKGNNSWKEIPQLPKSCTEECFNCLHSHLQSHAPKTVYKDHKLYCLNCSFLYIFDFSGEVPLKVFRTSVRGYVPTEGGYISRPVNPCAGSYCKYNMVVTLSGDVLIVKAVLVIETWSFEIYKMDSSTENNWEEIDSLGDESILLDLGVTVLAKDQEGITRNSIYFNENKYFGEYEKNEIFVFNLDTKMVEQQPQAFLSSSMPLSHAHWFLPNFKRE